In Pseudomonadota bacterium, one genomic interval encodes:
- a CDS encoding molybdopterin molybdotransferase MoeA has product MTKQNKLEIITQDNDYDPNSMPVDKARSYIGGFLDPVTSSERVFIRDALGRILSQDVISPVNVPQHDNSAMDGYAVRGVDLEEGKKIELTVVGTAFAGQPFEGAIKKGESIRIMTGAVIPDGADTVIMQERAERAASVVTVDFLPTGSNTRKTGEDLKLGSVALHKGHKVRPADLGLIASLGIPEISVYRKLRVAFFSTGDELVGIGNTLGEGEIYDSNRYTIFGMLTELGCELIDMGVIKDTPEAVEVAFRDATSIADVVITSGGVSVGEADFVKPILNLLGEVLFWKIAMKPGRPLAFGKVGRSHFFGLPGNPVAVMVTFYQFVQSALKTLQGQVMRTPSPTFKARCTEPLKKTPGRTEFQRGIFSQTLTGEWTVKPTGDQGSGILSSMSQAHCFIVLPTDMGKVDAGEIVDVQLIRGLIDS; this is encoded by the coding sequence ATGACCAAACAAAATAAATTAGAAATTATTACCCAAGATAATGACTACGACCCTAACTCAATGCCCGTAGATAAAGCCCGAAGCTATATAGGAGGATTCTTGGATCCTGTCACTAGCTCAGAGCGAGTGTTCATTCGTGATGCACTCGGGCGAATTTTGTCACAAGATGTAATCTCACCAGTAAATGTGCCTCAGCATGACAATTCAGCGATGGACGGGTATGCAGTTAGAGGCGTTGACCTAGAGGAAGGCAAGAAGATAGAACTGACTGTAGTTGGTACTGCCTTTGCAGGACAACCCTTCGAAGGAGCAATAAAAAAAGGTGAGTCAATTCGAATTATGACTGGTGCAGTTATACCCGACGGTGCTGACACAGTAATTATGCAGGAGCGCGCAGAGAGGGCGGCCAGCGTTGTCACTGTAGATTTCCTACCAACAGGATCGAACACGCGGAAGACCGGCGAAGATCTAAAACTTGGATCCGTAGCCTTACATAAAGGGCACAAAGTCAGGCCGGCTGATCTTGGACTTATTGCATCACTTGGGATACCCGAGATTAGCGTTTATCGAAAACTTCGCGTCGCCTTCTTTTCCACCGGTGATGAACTGGTTGGTATTGGAAATACACTCGGAGAAGGAGAAATTTACGACAGTAATCGTTATACGATTTTTGGAATGCTTACGGAACTCGGCTGCGAACTCATTGATATGGGTGTCATCAAGGACACACCTGAAGCTGTTGAAGTAGCGTTTAGGGATGCAACAAGCATTGCTGATGTAGTCATTACCAGTGGTGGTGTTTCCGTAGGTGAGGCAGATTTTGTAAAACCAATACTGAATCTACTCGGCGAGGTTCTATTTTGGAAAATAGCGATGAAACCAGGTCGTCCTTTAGCATTCGGCAAAGTAGGTCGATCGCATTTCTTTGGGTTACCCGGTAATCCAGTAGCGGTTATGGTAACTTTCTACCAGTTCGTGCAATCAGCTCTTAAAACACTCCAAGGACAAGTAATGCGAACACCATCACCCACGTTCAAGGCGCGTTGCACCGAGCCGCTTAAAAAAACACCTGGCCGCACTGAATTTCAGCGAGGAATTTTTAGCCAAACACTCACTGGTGAATGGACAGTCAAGCCGACAGGGGACCAAGGATCAGGAATCTTATCTTCGATGAGTCAGGCACACTGCTTTATTGTTCTCCCAACGGATATGGGCAAAGTTGATGCTGGCGAAATTGTTGATGTGCAGCTTATTAGAGGTCTAATTGATTCATGA
- the moaA gene encoding GTP 3',8-cyclase MoaA, with amino-acid sequence MNSTNPLIIDTPVQDTRQRHLRDLRISVTDRCNFRCTYCMPKSVYDRDFKFLERAQLLSFDEINRLVGVFKDQGVEKVRITGGEPLLRKQLEKLIAMISSSHQVDLTLTTNATLLKQKAVILQDAGLQRITVSLDSLNDGTFQMMNDMNFPVSKVLEGIEEADRVGFKPIKINMVVKQGVNDHDVLEMAKHFKGTGHIVRFIEFMDVGSTNGWKMSHVVSSQTLVDRINVIFPIEPIEPNYLGEVAERWRYTDGSGEIGFISSVSQAFCQSCTRARLSAEGSIYTCLFATHGTDLRMLLRTGASDKTISNVITKLWQARTDNYSEIRTSETAKSRKIEMSYIGG; translated from the coding sequence ATGAATTCAACTAATCCATTGATCATTGATACACCAGTTCAAGATACAAGACAGAGACATCTGCGAGACTTGCGCATCTCTGTAACGGATCGGTGTAACTTCAGATGCACCTATTGCATGCCTAAAAGCGTGTATGACAGAGATTTTAAATTTCTAGAGCGCGCGCAGTTGCTGTCATTTGACGAAATTAATCGGCTAGTCGGCGTTTTCAAAGATCAGGGCGTAGAAAAGGTACGCATCACAGGTGGCGAACCGTTGTTGCGGAAACAACTTGAAAAGCTAATTGCAATGATTTCCTCTTCGCATCAAGTCGACCTGACACTCACCACAAATGCTACGTTGCTTAAACAAAAAGCCGTCATCCTTCAGGATGCTGGACTACAACGGATCACGGTCAGCCTGGATTCACTGAACGATGGCACCTTTCAGATGATGAACGATATGAACTTTCCTGTTTCAAAGGTTTTAGAAGGAATCGAAGAAGCCGACAGAGTCGGCTTCAAACCAATCAAAATCAACATGGTTGTGAAACAAGGAGTTAATGACCATGACGTTTTAGAGATGGCCAAACACTTTAAAGGCACCGGACACATTGTTCGCTTCATTGAATTTATGGATGTAGGCTCAACCAATGGTTGGAAAATGAGTCACGTCGTATCATCACAAACCTTAGTAGATCGTATCAATGTAATCTTCCCAATCGAACCAATCGAACCCAATTATCTTGGGGAGGTTGCCGAGCGCTGGAGGTATACTGATGGCTCAGGGGAAATCGGGTTTATTTCATCAGTCTCACAAGCTTTTTGCCAATCGTGCACGAGAGCTAGATTGTCAGCAGAAGGATCGATTTACACCTGCCTGTTTGCCACGCACGGTACAGACCTTCGCATGCTACTTAGAACAGGAGCATCCGACAAAACAATCTCAAACGTCATCACTAAGCTTTGGCAGGCTAGAACCGATAATTATTCTGAAATAAGGACATCTGAGACTGCTAAATCACGAAAAATAGAGATGTCATATATTGGTGGATGA
- the msrB gene encoding peptide-methionine (R)-S-oxide reductase MsrB, translating to MRKLSKTDEQWRADLAPEEYQILRKEGTERSFSHPLNQEQRKGTFVCIGCETPLFTSDMKFDSGTGWPSFFTHIHDAFITKVDKKLFMPRTEYRCATCDGHHGHVFPDGPQPSGLRYCNNGTALKFIPDE from the coding sequence ATGAGAAAACTTAGTAAAACAGATGAGCAATGGCGTGCGGACTTAGCACCTGAGGAATATCAAATTCTCAGAAAAGAGGGAACGGAGCGTAGCTTCAGTCATCCACTGAATCAGGAACAGCGCAAAGGAACCTTCGTTTGCATCGGTTGCGAGACACCTCTATTTACGTCAGATATGAAGTTTGATAGTGGTACGGGATGGCCTAGTTTTTTTACGCACATCCACGATGCATTCATCACCAAAGTCGATAAGAAGCTGTTTATGCCACGTACAGAGTACCGATGTGCAACTTGTGATGGTCACCATGGACACGTATTTCCCGATGGACCTCAACCCTCGGGACTACGCTATTGTAATAATGGTACAGCGCTGAAATTTATACCTGACGAATGA
- the fdhD gene encoding formate dehydrogenase accessory sulfurtransferase FdhD, translated as MTGNAIMEHEALKWTLNGGAKLELNSIAEEVPLALVFNGESFAVMMVSPSDLTDFVVGFSFTEDLISNASEIDGIEFTQSEKGITAYISVSRSIGDDLRKRKKNVVGRTGCGLCGEETLEAAMRLVSKVNAPDSFETKAIQRALQSLETLQTMNHEVGTLHGAAWSDKDGNISLIREDVGRHNALDKLIGALLLSPEYAHPGFVLITSRASYEMVTKVARANVGLLVAVSGPTSLAIKTATNSDVTLVGFARNGRQTIYTHEERIFSEGNAL; from the coding sequence GTGACCGGTAACGCCATCATGGAGCATGAAGCGCTCAAATGGACGCTCAATGGCGGAGCGAAGCTAGAGCTTAATTCAATCGCGGAGGAAGTTCCTCTAGCTTTGGTCTTTAACGGTGAGTCTTTTGCCGTGATGATGGTGAGTCCTTCAGATTTGACTGATTTTGTGGTTGGTTTTTCATTCACTGAGGATTTAATCTCTAATGCCAGCGAGATAGACGGCATTGAATTTACTCAGAGTGAGAAGGGAATTACGGCTTATATAAGCGTATCGAGAAGTATAGGCGATGATTTGAGGAAACGTAAAAAGAATGTAGTCGGTCGAACTGGCTGTGGTCTCTGTGGTGAAGAAACGCTTGAGGCTGCTATGCGGTTAGTGTCTAAAGTGAATGCTCCAGATTCGTTTGAAACAAAAGCGATACAGCGAGCACTTCAATCACTTGAGACGTTGCAGACTATGAATCATGAGGTCGGCACGCTACACGGAGCAGCTTGGTCGGATAAAGATGGAAATATTAGCTTGATTAGAGAGGATGTCGGTCGGCATAACGCCTTAGACAAATTGATCGGGGCGCTTTTGCTAAGTCCGGAATATGCACATCCAGGGTTTGTTTTGATTACGAGTCGGGCAAGTTATGAAATGGTTACAAAGGTCGCTAGAGCTAATGTTGGTCTATTGGTAGCCGTATCAGGTCCTACTTCTCTGGCGATAAAGACAGCGACCAATAGTGATGTGACTTTAGTTGGTTTCGCACGTAATGGACGTCAGACGATTTATACACACGAAGAGCGGATTTTTTCAGAAGGAAATGCGCTATGA
- the moaD gene encoding molybdopterin converting factor subunit 1, which translates to MEIKILFFAKLRETFKVSQEVIVLADVENKVSDVLNLLRQRGDVWRRELDERKSFRIAVNQEMVSDDVFLNEADEMALFPPVTGG; encoded by the coding sequence ATGGAAATAAAAATTTTGTTTTTTGCGAAACTTCGAGAGACCTTCAAGGTAAGTCAAGAAGTTATTGTCTTAGCGGATGTTGAGAACAAGGTATCAGATGTGCTTAACTTGTTGCGTCAAAGAGGTGACGTTTGGAGGCGTGAACTGGACGAAAGAAAATCCTTCCGTATCGCAGTTAATCAGGAGATGGTATCGGACGACGTATTTTTAAATGAGGCTGATGAGATGGCTCTCTTTCCACCGGTCACAGGCGGATGA
- a CDS encoding formate dehydrogenase subunit delta, producing MNVSHLVKMVNDISNFFVSEEDKNEAITGVAGHMTRFWDPRMRREIIEYLVNDGGEGLSDLSREAILTLEKPRA from the coding sequence ATGAATGTGTCTCATTTGGTCAAGATGGTTAACGATATTTCTAATTTTTTTGTTTCTGAAGAGGACAAAAATGAAGCGATCACCGGAGTTGCCGGACATATGACTCGATTCTGGGATCCTAGAATGAGAAGGGAAATTATCGAGTATTTGGTTAATGACGGAGGCGAGGGTTTAAGTGATTTATCCCGGGAGGCAATTTTAACTTTAGAGAAGCCTCGGGCCTAG